A part of Jiangella alba genomic DNA contains:
- the glmU gene encoding bifunctional UDP-N-acetylglucosamine diphosphorylase/glucosamine-1-phosphate N-acetyltransferase GlmU — protein sequence MTTRPAAVVVLAAGEGTRMKSSTPKVLHEVAGRSLVGHAVAAAQELKPDHLSVVIGHGRDLVAAHLAEAAPGVTTAVQEQQLGTGHAVGVALETLPELDGVVVVTYGDVPLLTGDTLHELVEQHVADGNAATVLTAHVADPTGYGRIVREADGGVRAIVEHKDADEATLAITEINSGIYVFDAAVLRAGLGRITTQNAQGELYLTDVLGLARQDGRRVGAVVTGDAWQTEGVNDRVQLAAMNREFNRRVTEKWMRSGVTMIDPATTFIDVTVTLERDVVLRPGVQLRGRTEIAAGAEVGPDSTLIDTVVGPGASVVRVHAHGAQIGADAAVGPFTYLRPGAVLEAKAKAGAYVEIKKSTVGPGAKVPHLTYVGDATIGEGANIGAGTIFANYDGVAKHPTTVGKHVFVGSDSVLVAPVELADGSYVAAGSTVVSATEPGELAVARGRQRNIAGWVARKRPGTKTAAAAEAAAGDTTGTNEGDEP from the coding sequence GTGACTACGCGCCCGGCAGCCGTCGTCGTTCTCGCCGCTGGCGAGGGCACGCGGATGAAGTCGTCCACCCCGAAGGTCCTGCACGAAGTGGCCGGCCGCAGCCTCGTCGGGCATGCCGTCGCCGCTGCGCAGGAGCTGAAGCCCGACCACCTGAGCGTGGTCATCGGGCACGGCCGTGATCTCGTCGCCGCGCATCTGGCCGAGGCCGCGCCGGGCGTCACCACCGCCGTCCAGGAGCAGCAGCTCGGCACCGGCCACGCCGTCGGCGTCGCGCTCGAGACGCTGCCCGAGCTCGACGGCGTCGTGGTGGTGACGTACGGCGACGTGCCGCTGCTGACCGGCGACACCCTGCACGAGCTGGTCGAGCAGCACGTGGCCGACGGCAACGCGGCCACCGTGCTCACCGCGCACGTCGCCGACCCCACCGGGTACGGCCGCATCGTGCGCGAGGCCGACGGCGGGGTGCGCGCCATCGTCGAGCACAAGGACGCCGACGAGGCGACGCTGGCGATCACTGAGATCAACTCCGGCATCTACGTCTTCGACGCCGCCGTGCTGCGCGCCGGGCTGGGCCGCATCACCACGCAGAACGCGCAGGGCGAGCTGTACCTCACCGACGTGCTCGGGCTGGCGCGCCAGGACGGCCGCCGCGTCGGTGCCGTCGTCACCGGCGACGCCTGGCAGACCGAGGGCGTCAACGACCGCGTCCAGCTGGCCGCCATGAACCGCGAGTTCAACCGCCGCGTCACCGAGAAGTGGATGCGCTCCGGCGTCACCATGATCGACCCCGCCACCACGTTCATCGACGTCACCGTCACGCTCGAGCGCGACGTCGTGCTGCGGCCGGGCGTGCAGTTGCGCGGGCGCACCGAGATCGCCGCCGGCGCCGAGGTCGGCCCCGACTCCACGCTCATCGACACCGTCGTCGGGCCGGGCGCCAGCGTCGTGCGGGTGCACGCCCACGGCGCGCAGATCGGCGCCGACGCCGCTGTGGGCCCGTTCACCTACCTGCGCCCGGGTGCCGTGCTGGAGGCGAAGGCGAAGGCGGGCGCGTACGTCGAGATCAAGAAGTCGACGGTCGGCCCCGGCGCCAAGGTCCCGCACCTGACCTACGTCGGCGACGCCACCATCGGCGAGGGCGCGAACATCGGCGCCGGCACGATCTTCGCCAACTACGACGGCGTCGCGAAGCACCCGACCACGGTCGGCAAGCACGTGTTCGTCGGCAGCGACTCCGTGCTCGTCGCGCCGGTCGAGCTGGCCGACGGCAGCTACGTCGCGGCCGGGTCGACGGTCGTGTCGGCGACGGAGCCGGGCGAGCTGGCCGTCGCGCGCGGCCGGCAGCGCAACATCGCGGGCTGGGTGGCGCGCAAGCGTCCCGGCACCAAGACCGCCGCCGCGGCCGAGGCCGCGGCCGGTGACACCACGGGGACGAACGAGGGGGACGAGCCGTGA
- a CDS encoding ribose-phosphate diphosphokinase, which translates to MTGIRATGTKTLMLFGGRAHPELNEEVAEHLGVRLVPSKTFNFANGEIYVRFEESVRGSDAFVIQSHTAPINEWIMEQLIMVDALKRASAKQITVVMPFYGYARQDKKHRGREPISARLVADMFKTAGADRLMAVDLHTAQIQGFFDGPVDHLWALPILAGHVQENYAPENMTVVSPDAGRVRVADVWADRLGTPLAIIHKRRNPEVANEVKVHEVVGDVEGRTCLLVDDMIDTAGTISQAAEALMEAGAEGVLVAATHAVLSGPAVDRLKNSVGIKEVIVTNTLPIPQERRFDKLTVLSIAPLIARAIHEVFEEGSVTSLFNGNA; encoded by the coding sequence GTGACGGGGATCCGCGCCACCGGCACCAAGACGCTCATGCTGTTCGGGGGCCGCGCGCACCCCGAGCTGAACGAGGAGGTCGCCGAGCACCTGGGCGTCCGCCTGGTGCCGAGCAAGACCTTCAACTTCGCCAACGGCGAGATCTACGTACGGTTCGAAGAGAGCGTGCGCGGCAGCGACGCGTTCGTCATCCAGAGCCACACCGCTCCGATCAACGAGTGGATCATGGAGCAGCTGATCATGGTCGACGCGCTCAAGCGGGCGTCGGCCAAGCAGATCACCGTGGTCATGCCGTTCTACGGGTACGCCCGGCAGGACAAGAAGCACCGCGGCCGCGAGCCCATCTCCGCCCGCCTGGTCGCCGACATGTTCAAGACCGCCGGCGCCGACCGCCTGATGGCCGTCGACCTGCACACCGCGCAGATCCAGGGCTTCTTCGACGGCCCGGTCGACCACCTGTGGGCGCTGCCGATCCTGGCCGGCCACGTGCAGGAGAACTACGCGCCCGAGAACATGACCGTGGTGTCGCCCGACGCCGGCCGGGTGCGGGTGGCCGACGTCTGGGCCGACCGCCTGGGCACGCCGCTGGCGATCATCCACAAGCGGCGCAACCCCGAGGTCGCCAACGAGGTGAAGGTGCACGAGGTCGTCGGCGACGTCGAGGGCCGCACCTGCTTGCTGGTCGACGACATGATCGACACCGCCGGCACCATCTCCCAGGCCGCCGAGGCGCTGATGGAGGCGGGCGCCGAGGGCGTCCTCGTCGCCGCCACGCACGCCGTCCTGTCCGGCCCGGCGGTCGATCGGCTCAAGAACTCGGTCGGCATCAAGGAAGTCATCGTCACCAACACGCTGCCGATCCCGCAGGAGCGCCGGTTCGACAAGCTGACGGTGCTGTCCATCGCGCCGCTGATCGCCCGGGCGATTCACGAGGTGTTCGAAGAGGGTTCGGTCACCAGCCTCTTCAACGGCAACGCGTAG